Proteins from a genomic interval of Paenibacillus sp. FSL H8-0048:
- a CDS encoding glycosyltransferase family 4 protein: MHICMIAPEQFTVPGDGSVEICIWNIARRLAKRHKVTILSRRAAGLPDTDELEQVKFIRLPSGSPSRYRSSVLMFLEAAEPFDLIQIDNRPRLAAAVKRQSPGTPVMIFLHSLTFVPQEPGIARSLALADAVTANSSSLEQRLIRRFPGIRSKLRVVPLGADLSRFTPASAQEKARLRTLHGLGTGFTVLFVGRVIPRKGVPVLLRAMHRLNRHMPARLLIAGKGKPPYLRQLRVLARRLGVHVSFLGNIPHEDIHSMYQAADCFICPSQQHEAFGLVNVEAMASGLPVIASSNGGIREIIDSGRNGYLVKQYRNPAAFASRMLQIGRNPDLAARIGLQGRSDALQMYEWQHTAELLENIYLKLTGLR; the protein is encoded by the coding sequence ATGCACATCTGCATGATTGCACCGGAGCAGTTCACGGTTCCCGGGGACGGCTCTGTGGAGATTTGCATCTGGAATATCGCGCGGAGGCTGGCCAAGAGACATAAGGTAACCATCCTAAGCCGCAGAGCCGCCGGTCTTCCTGACACGGATGAGCTTGAGCAGGTCAAGTTCATCCGGCTGCCTTCAGGCAGCCCTTCCCGGTACCGCAGCTCCGTTCTCATGTTCCTGGAAGCTGCCGAACCGTTCGACCTTATTCAGATTGATAACCGGCCACGGCTGGCAGCGGCTGTGAAGCGGCAGTCCCCCGGCACTCCGGTGATGATATTCCTTCACTCTCTCACCTTCGTGCCCCAGGAGCCCGGCATCGCCCGCAGCCTGGCCCTGGCCGATGCCGTCACGGCCAACAGCAGCTCCCTGGAGCAGCGGCTTATCCGGAGGTTCCCCGGCATCCGCAGCAAGCTTCGTGTGGTTCCTCTGGGAGCAGACCTGTCGCGCTTCACTCCTGCGTCTGCGCAGGAGAAGGCGCGTCTGCGCACACTGCATGGTCTTGGCACCGGCTTCACGGTCCTGTTCGTAGGCCGGGTCATCCCGCGCAAGGGAGTGCCTGTGCTGCTCCGGGCCATGCACCGCCTGAACCGGCATATGCCTGCACGGCTGCTGATCGCGGGCAAGGGGAAGCCGCCGTATCTCCGGCAGCTGAGAGTCCTTGCGCGGCGGCTGGGCGTACACGTGTCTTTTCTCGGCAACATTCCCCATGAGGACATCCACAGTATGTATCAGGCTGCCGACTGCTTCATTTGCCCCTCCCAGCAGCATGAAGCCTTCGGGCTGGTGAATGTGGAGGCGATGGCCTCGGGGCTGCCGGTGATTGCCTCCAGCAACGGCGGAATACGGGAGATTATCGATTCGGGCCGTAACGGCTATCTGGTGAAGCAGTACAGGAACCCTGCTGCTTTTGCCAGCCGTATGCTGCAGATCGGCCGCAATCCGGATCTTGCCGCAAGGATCGGACTACAGGGCAGAAGCGACGCGCTGCAGATGTATGAGTGGCAGCATACCGCAGAGCTGCTGGAGAATATTTATTTGAAGCTGACGGGATTACGTTAA